One genomic region from Thermomicrobium sp. 4228-Ro encodes:
- a CDS encoding alpha/beta fold hydrolase: MEIREHVEALGDLWLWVAEAGPAEAPPVLLIHGLYDRWETWQPVVPALAERFRVIAFDLRGHGRSSQPAGSYALRDYADDAVRLLARLRLTEPVVAIGFSLGALVAVVLAAERPELVRALVLEDPPLAPPNEGTRLWLEALLVAKRAGIEAAYELARELDPDGSPEEWQRSALWLCSTADGPILALLDEGRQPEPLELLARITQPTLIVQADLAAGGVLDDETAERALAQLQQGFRVRFPGCGHAIHRDCPEAFVAVVLDFLNRLERPVAGENLGLEQPGG; this comes from the coding sequence ATGGAGATCCGCGAGCACGTGGAAGCGCTGGGTGACCTCTGGCTCTGGGTCGCCGAGGCAGGGCCAGCAGAGGCGCCGCCCGTGCTGTTGATCCACGGTCTCTACGATCGCTGGGAAACCTGGCAACCGGTCGTTCCCGCGCTCGCCGAGCGTTTCCGAGTGATCGCCTTCGATCTGCGTGGGCACGGACGAAGTTCGCAGCCAGCCGGTAGTTATGCCCTGCGCGACTATGCCGACGATGCGGTGCGTTTGCTCGCGCGCCTGCGACTGACCGAACCGGTCGTCGCGATCGGTTTTTCCCTGGGAGCGCTGGTTGCCGTGGTGCTGGCTGCCGAGCGACCAGAACTCGTCCGCGCGCTGGTCCTGGAAGACCCGCCGCTCGCGCCGCCGAACGAAGGAACGCGCCTCTGGCTGGAGGCGCTGCTCGTGGCCAAGCGGGCTGGGATCGAAGCGGCCTACGAGCTCGCGCGCGAACTCGATCCGGATGGGTCGCCCGAGGAGTGGCAACGGAGCGCGCTCTGGCTGTGCAGCACTGCGGACGGGCCGATTCTGGCGCTGCTCGACGAGGGCCGACAACCGGAGCCGCTCGAACTCCTCGCACGTATCACCCAGCCGACGCTCATCGTACAGGCCGACCTCGCTGCCGGTGGGGTGCTGGACGACGAGACAGCGGAGCGGGCACTCGCCCAGCTCCAGCAGGGTTTTCGTGTCCGATTTCCCGGTTGCGGCCATGCGATCCACCGGGATTGCCCCGAAGCGTTCGTCGCAGTCGTGCTCGATTTCCTCAATCGGCTCGAGCGCCCGGTCGCTGGCGAGAATCTCGGACTGGAACAGCCAGGCGGCTGA
- the menH gene encoding 2-succinyl-6-hydroxy-2,4-cyclohexadiene-1-carboxylate synthase produces MRGTWTKQRLPDVRGVRYRVRLAGQGRPLLLLHGFAGSSLLWTPLVPALLARGWQVIAPDLLGHGGSEAPADPARYTASEQVADLATLLDALDVTTCTVAGYSMGGRLALQFAVRHPARVTALVLESASPGLLDLAERTARRQADETLAQAIEQRGIDWFADYWDNLPLFASRRALPDDRLALLRSQWLAQRPHGLAAALRGFGTGTMPPLWDQLHELDQPTLVIVGALDAKYVAIGRAMTERIPRSRLVVVPDTGHTVHLERPDAWLAALDTLPVL; encoded by the coding sequence GTGCGTGGTACCTGGACGAAGCAGCGACTGCCCGACGTCCGCGGCGTCCGGTATCGGGTGCGGCTGGCCGGGCAGGGTCGACCCCTCCTGCTCCTGCACGGCTTCGCCGGTTCCAGCCTCCTCTGGACGCCGCTCGTCCCCGCGCTGCTCGCGCGCGGCTGGCAAGTCATCGCACCGGACCTCCTGGGACACGGCGGGAGCGAAGCGCCGGCCGACCCTGCCCGCTACACCGCGAGCGAACAGGTCGCCGATCTCGCTACGCTGCTCGATGCGCTGGACGTGACGACCTGCACCGTCGCTGGCTACTCGATGGGCGGTCGACTCGCTCTCCAGTTCGCCGTCCGGCATCCCGCACGCGTCACCGCGCTCGTCCTCGAGAGCGCATCGCCTGGCCTGCTCGATCTCGCCGAACGAACGGCCCGTCGGCAGGCTGACGAGACACTCGCTCAGGCGATCGAGCAGCGTGGAATCGACTGGTTCGCCGACTACTGGGACAACCTGCCGCTCTTCGCCAGCCGCCGCGCGCTCCCGGACGACCGTCTGGCTCTCCTGCGTTCACAGTGGCTCGCCCAGCGCCCCCACGGGCTCGCTGCCGCGCTCCGCGGTTTCGGGACCGGCACCATGCCACCGCTCTGGGATCAGCTTCACGAGCTTGACCAGCCGACACTCGTCATCGTGGGAGCGCTCGATGCCAAGTACGTGGCGATCGGTCGCGCGATGACGGAGCGGATACCGCGAAGCCGCCTTGTCGTCGTGCCGGACACCGGGCACACCGTGCACCTCGAACGTCCGGACGCCTGGCTCGCAGCCCTCGATACGCTCCCGGTCCTTTGA
- the menD gene encoding 2-succinyl-5-enolpyruvyl-6-hydroxy-3-cyclohexene-1-carboxylic-acid synthase has translation MEYHEALGVAVTAFVQALASAGIRHACFAPGSRSTPIVLALAREPRIRLWDHLDERAMGYFALGLARALNEPVAVVTTSGTAAANLLPAVVEANLSQVPLVVLTADRPPELRDVGAPQTIDQLRLYGTHVKWFSDVPLPDGTPLVQRAARTSALRAVALARAFPPGPVHLNLPYREPLVPRFSDDPVDAAGMVVLGTVEPDERDLRPLAALLASHRRGVIVAGPQSDPKLGAPLVDLATHLGYPTLADPLSQVRAGPHRRELVLDAYDAVLREPAAVAALRPELVLRVGALPTSKSLQLALEAWADAVHVLLAPGNWPDPSHQARWIVQGQTVPIVQRLLSLIRTEPVQPEPEWAAYWRQLDRIARTSLAAALAQLTEPFEGRVFAELADLLPDGTALIAGNSMPVRDLDSFFPSTDRRIRFFANRGANGIDGVTSTAFGIAAGHAGPTVLVTGDLSFYHDLTGLLAARRHRLRATIVLVNNDGGGIFSFLPQAREVPELFEFLFGTPHGLDFRHASALFGLTHTQPADWPAFRSTLAAALAAHGVTVIELRTDRQHNAELHQRLWEEARAAVRAALREGR, from the coding sequence ATGGAGTACCACGAAGCACTCGGCGTCGCTGTGACCGCCTTCGTGCAGGCGCTGGCCAGTGCCGGGATCCGCCACGCGTGCTTCGCTCCTGGATCGCGCTCGACCCCGATCGTTCTGGCCCTCGCTCGCGAGCCACGTATTCGACTCTGGGATCATCTCGACGAGCGCGCGATGGGTTACTTCGCCCTGGGGCTCGCCCGCGCACTCAACGAGCCGGTCGCGGTGGTAACGACGTCGGGCACCGCGGCAGCCAACCTGCTGCCAGCGGTCGTCGAGGCCAATCTCAGCCAGGTACCGCTCGTCGTCCTCACGGCCGACCGGCCGCCGGAACTCCGCGACGTCGGCGCACCGCAGACGATCGACCAGCTGCGGCTCTACGGCACGCACGTCAAGTGGTTCAGCGACGTCCCCCTGCCCGATGGGACACCGCTCGTCCAGCGTGCTGCCAGGACATCGGCCCTCCGGGCTGTCGCGCTCGCCCGCGCCTTCCCGCCTGGGCCGGTGCACCTCAACCTACCTTATCGGGAGCCGCTCGTCCCGCGCTTTTCGGACGACCCGGTCGATGCCGCGGGCATGGTCGTGCTCGGCACGGTCGAGCCCGACGAGCGGGACCTCCGCCCGCTGGCAGCGCTCCTGGCCAGCCATCGGCGCGGGGTCATCGTCGCCGGGCCACAGTCCGATCCCAAGCTGGGTGCACCGCTCGTCGATCTGGCCACCCACCTCGGTTACCCGACCCTGGCTGACCCGCTCTCGCAGGTGCGAGCTGGCCCGCACCGGCGCGAACTCGTCCTCGATGCCTACGACGCTGTCCTGCGCGAGCCAGCAGCTGTCGCTGCGCTGCGGCCGGAACTCGTCCTGCGCGTCGGTGCGCTCCCGACCTCGAAGTCGCTCCAGCTCGCTCTCGAAGCCTGGGCCGATGCCGTCCACGTCCTCCTGGCACCGGGCAACTGGCCGGATCCGAGCCACCAGGCTCGCTGGATCGTGCAGGGGCAGACCGTACCGATCGTCCAGCGACTCCTCTCGCTCATCAGGACCGAGCCGGTGCAGCCTGAGCCGGAATGGGCTGCCTACTGGCGGCAGCTCGACCGCATCGCCCGCACGTCGCTCGCTGCCGCTCTCGCGCAGCTCACCGAACCGTTCGAAGGGCGTGTCTTCGCCGAACTGGCCGATCTGCTTCCCGACGGGACGGCGCTCATCGCCGGTAACAGCATGCCGGTCCGTGACTTGGACAGCTTCTTCCCCAGTACCGATCGCCGGATCCGGTTCTTCGCCAACCGCGGTGCCAACGGGATCGACGGCGTGACCTCGACCGCTTTCGGCATCGCAGCCGGACACGCTGGCCCGACCGTGCTCGTCACTGGTGACCTTTCCTTTTATCACGACCTGACTGGCTTGCTGGCAGCACGCCGCCACCGGCTCCGCGCCACGATCGTGCTCGTGAACAACGATGGCGGTGGGATCTTCTCGTTCCTACCCCAGGCACGGGAGGTACCGGAGCTGTTCGAGTTCCTCTTTGGCACCCCGCACGGACTCGACTTCCGGCACGCCAGCGCCCTCTTCGGTCTCACCCATACGCAACCGGCCGATTGGCCGGCTTTCCGCTCGACGCTCGCGGCGGCACTCGCAGCACACGGCGTGACCGTCATCGAACTCCGCACGGATAGGCAGCACAATGCCGAGCTGCACCAGCGTCTCTGGGAAGAAGCCCGCGCTGCCGTGCGGGCCGCCCTCCGGGAGGGACGCTGA